A single Aspergillus puulaauensis MK2 DNA, chromosome 7, nearly complete sequence DNA region contains:
- a CDS encoding putative tannase (COG:S;~EggNog:ENOG410PIA3;~InterPro:IPR011118,IPR029058;~PFAM:PF07519;~SECRETED:SignalP(1-21)), with protein sequence MRQSRNALFALASSATAASLADVCTVSHVKSILPSDGTLLGIDLIPSAVTASVYNANSSSSSSSSSSSSGGMGMGGGGATEYNYCNVTVSYAHTGRDDKVVLKVAFPSPSEFKNRFYVGGGGGYSLNADATGGLEYGAVSAATDAGYDAFNNDYDEVVLYGNGSVNWDATHMFGYQALGEMTLVGKELARGFYGLNSDEKLYTYYEGCSDGGREGMSQVQRWGEQYDGAITGAPAFRYAQQQVLHIFSSVVEHTLDYYPPPCELAKIVNATISACDGLDGRKDGVVSRTDLCKLNFDLSSIVGEPYYCAAKNSTSLGFGFSKRDGLSKRQAAGSTTSYQPVQNGTVSAEAVAVAAAIYDGLHNSDGERAYLSWQIASEFSDATSQYNSDTGKWELSITSMGGEYITKFVQLLDLDNLSSLEGVTYDTVVAWMDTAMGRYYDTLQTTFPDLTAFQAAGGKLLHYHGESDPSVPAASSVHYWQSVRQIMYPNATDAEALSALSDWYQFYLVPGAAHCGTNSLQPGPYPESNMDILIDWVENGKKPARLNATVSSGDYKGETQMLCQWPERPLWKEGSDDFDCVSDEESIESWTYSFPAFKVPVY encoded by the coding sequence ATGCGCCAGTCGCGCAACGCTCTTTTTGCACTCGCATCCTCTGCGACCGCGGCCTCCCTCGCCGACGTCTGCACCGTCTCCCACGTCAAGTCCATCCTCCCTAGCGATGGAACTCTCCTTGGAATCGATCTGATCCCCTCCGCCGTGACGGCCAGTGTCTACAACGccaactcctcctcctcctcctccagctccagctccagctccggcggCATGGGCAtgggaggcggcggcgcgaCAGAGTACAACTACTGCAACGTGACGGTCTCGTACGCACACACCGGCCGCGACGACAAGGTCGTCCTGAAGGTCGCCTTCCCCAGCCCCTCCGAGTTCAAGAACCGGTTCTACgtcggcggtggcggcggaTACTCGCTCAATGCCGATGCCACCGGTGGCCTCGAGTACGGTGCCGTTTCGGCCGCCACAGATGCCGGATATGATGCGTTCAATAATGACTACGACGAGGTCGTCCTGTACGGCAACGGTAGTGTCAACTGGGATGCGACGCACATGTTCGGGTACCAGGCTCTGGGCGAGATGACTCTCGTTGGTAAGGAGCTGGCGCGTGGGTTCTACGGTCTTAACTCGGACGAGAAGCTGTATACCTACTACGAGGGATGTTCGGACGGCGGCCGCGAGGGGATGAGCCAGGTCCAGCGCTGGGGCGAGCAGTATGATGGTGCTATCACCGGTGCGCCTGCGTTCCGCTACGCCCAGCAGCAGGTCCTGCATATCTTCTCCTCTGTGGTCGAGCACACGCTTGACTACTATCCTCCTCCCTGCGAGCTGGCCAAGATCGTCAACGCGACCATCTCCGCCTGCGACGGTCTCGACGGCCGCAAGGACGGCGTCGTCTCCAGAACCGACCTCTGCAAGCTGAACTTCgacctctcctccatcgtcgGCGAACCGTACTACTGCGCCGCGAAGAACTCGACCTCGctcggcttcggcttcagcaaGCGTGACGGCCTATCTAAACGACAGGCAGCAGGCAGCACAACCTCCTACCAGCCCGTCCAGAACGGCACCGTCTCCGCCGAagccgtcgccgtcgccgcagCCATCTACGACGGCCTGCACAACTCAGACGGCGAACGCGCATACCTCTCCTGGCAAATCGCCTCGGAATTCTCCGACGCAACCTCTCAATACAACTCCGACACGGGTAAATGGGAActcagcatcaccagcatGGGCGGCGAGTACATCACCAAGTTCGTCCAGCTGCTTGACCTCGATaacctctcctccctcgagGGTGTCACCTACGACACCGTCGTCGCCTGGATGGACACAGCCATGGGCCGCTACTACGATACCCTCCAAACGACATTCCCCGATCTAACCGCCTTCCAAGCTGCCGGCGGCAAACTCCTCCACTACCACGGCGAATCGGACCCCTCCGTCCCCGCCGCCAGCTCAGTGCACTACTGGCAGTCCGTGAGGCAGATCATGTACCCTAATGCTACAGACGCCGAGGCCCTATCTGCTCTGAGCGACTGGTACCAGTTCTACCTTGTTCCCGGTGCGGCGCACTGCGGTACGAACAGCCTCCAGCCAGGCCCGTACCCCGAGTCGAACATGGATATCCTGATTGACTGGGTTGAGAACGGGAAGAAGCCGGCGCGTCTGAACGCGACTGTTTCTTCGGGTGATTATAAGGGGGAGACGCAGATGCTTTGCCAGTGGCCGGAGAGGCCGTTGTGGAAGGAGGGGAGCGATGACTTTGACTGTGTTAGTGATGAGGAGTCGATTGAGAGCTGGACGTATAGTTTCCCGGCTTTCAAGGTTCCTGTTTATTAG
- a CDS encoding ankyrin repeat domain-containing protein (COG:S;~EggNog:ENOG410PQ9U;~InterPro:IPR002110,IPR036770,IPR020683;~PFAM:PF12796,PF00023,PF13637,PF13857;~go_function: GO:0005515 - protein binding [Evidence IEA]) — MSIIQSFPEADVIWWNASSFYIRCPLCEGVHRRGVDWDVGKLQYSHCEMGRYLCCFPINSQGEVAYEIDKKRGRYINICVSHESDSEDGDDIDHLAAELARKATIGAQREETYTDIYEDAKEIVTLDPGLKQKRIRQAISDCVNGDVPAVQEYLETSRESQLFVQGRDPGGKTMLICASAEQSSEMVSLLIQHGADVDSVDNHGRSALMEAALFGRVDNVKVLLGHNADKNLRDDENRLAIDFAREHYKNRREVYQRPGGNLTSSSKQRPRHTMEDTFKRDIDRREIVRLLGGEDRKSRITYGSPPTLSLSRSYTFTRSPMKDSFELRGPIEKYPVTSSWKTVARLERGGKFPSVSAMSGWSHTSVQSLRVNGQQWTDDVFYVSQVVGHLLPPDAAKDRGKKGRYNACHAEKQLIAHFIDRHVLLPRDGLSDSELEGDIEQVEDELDVFLSDTETGRQVTLLRERQKNLDHELLDWDGKLVGKYDETKALKLRLKSVVTALNRLIATPQARPLLKLESRVDILNRRRRRHADLINMANAPPPASLTEAVILVSSSPCPDCIEFTRKVNESFGLSIQLFAAL, encoded by the coding sequence ATGTCCATCATACAAAGTTTCCCTGAAGCGGACGTCATCTGGTGGAATGCGAGCTCCTTCTATATTCGATGCCCGTTGTGCGAAGGTGTCCATCGCCGTGGCGTAGACTGGGATGTGGGAAAGCTGCAATATTCACATTGTGAGATGGGCAGGTACCTTTGCTGCTTCCCTATAAATAGCCAAGGCGAGGTTGCGTATGAGATTGATAAGAAACGAGGGcgatatattaatatttgTGTATCGCACGAAAGTGATTCcgaggatggggatgatATTGATCATCTGGCGGCTGAATTGGCGCGGAAGGCTACGATTGGAGCACAGAGGGAAGAAACATATACTGATATATATGAAGACGCGAAGGAAATCGTTACCCTAGATCCAGGACTTAAACAGAAGAGGATCCGGCAGGCAATCAGTGACTGTGTGAACGGAGACGTACCAGCGGTGCAGGAATATCTGGAGACATCTCGTGAGTCCCAGCTGTTTGTTCAAGGGCGAGATCCCGGTGGCAAGACAATGCTTATCTGCGCGTCGGCTGAGCAGAGCTCAGAGATGGTGtcgctcctcatccagcacGGAGCAGATGTGGATTCTGTGGACAACCATGGAAGAAGTGCTCTCATGGAGGCAGCACTCTTTGGTCGGGTTGACAACGTCAAGGTTCTCCTAGGGCACAATGCAGACAAGAACCTTAGGGATGACGAAAACCGCCTGGCTATTGATTTTGCCCGAGAACATTACAAGAACCGACGGGAGGTATATCAGCGTCCGGGAGGCAATCTGACGTCTTCGTCCAAGCAACGCCCACGTCATACCATGGAGGACACATTCAAGAGGGATATTGACCGTCGAGAGATTGTACGCCTCCTCGGCGGGGAGGATCGAAAGTCAAGAATTACCTATGGGAGCCCTCCCACGTTATCACTGTCCAGGTCGTACACTTTTACCCGCTCCCCGATGAAGGACTCGTTCGAACTCCGCGGGCCGATCGAAAAGTATCCTGTCACTAGCAGTTGGAAAACAGTGGCACGGTTGGAACGAGGCGGGAAGTTCCCATCTGTTAGCGCTATGAGTGGATGGTCGCATACTTCAGTGCAGTCCCTCAGGGTCAATGGTCAACAATGGACGGACGATGTCTTTTATGTCTCGCAAGTCGTGGGCCATCTTTTGCCTCCCGATGCTGCCAAGGACCGGGGTAAAAAAGGTCGATACAATGCATGCCACGCGGAAAAGCAGTTGATAGCACACTTCATTGATCGCCATGTTTTGCTTCCACGCGACGGCCTCTCAGActcggagctggagggagaTATAGAGCAGGTAGAGGACGAACTTGACGTGTTCCTTTCAGACACTGAAACCGGACGCCAGGTGACGCTCCTCAGGGAGAGGCAAAAAAATCTAGACCATGAGCTATTAGATTGGGATGGAAAGCTTGTCGGCAAGTATGATGAGACCAAGGCACTGAAGCTGAGGCTCAAATCTGTCGTGACAGCGCTAAACCGTCTGATTGCTACTCCTCAGGCCAGGCCACTTTTGAAGTTAGAAAGCCGTGTGGATATACTAAACCGGCGACGTCGCCGACACGCCGACCTTATCAATATGGCCAAcgcaccaccgccagcttcaTTAACTGAGGCCGTCATATTGGTCAGCTCGTCTCCTTGTCCAGACTGCATCGAGTTCACACGCAAGGTTAACGAGTCCTTTGGATTGTCTATACAGTTATTTGCGGCACTTTAG
- a CDS encoding uncharacterized protein (COG:S;~EggNog:ENOG410Q1YU;~SECRETED:SignalP(1-18)) has translation MKSSTLLALSLPVLSAHAWKITWRDASGKASTKSGRGPSKCIPIDHAEGQEFDLDGEGEPNINMLLFTNSKCSGDPSGQATVSFVKEASGDLSGFQVVRLDAGDDDEDDDDSTSTGTGSSSGSATPSPTSTSTDDDDEDDETFTLPTVSATSTSTSSDSDETTSPTSTASSSGADATESSSATGTDNDETPSPSESGDESTPTDGSAQLALSRTGLAGVVVAAIAGGWALDLLF, from the coding sequence ATGaaatcctcaaccctcctcgctctctccctccccgTGCTCTCTGCACACGCCTGGAAAATCACCTGGCGGGACGCCTCCGGCAAAGCAAGCACCAAGAGCGGCCGCGGCCCCTCGAAATGCATCCCCATCGACCACGCCGAGGGCCAGGAATTCGACCtcgacggcgagggcgagcCGAACATCAACATGCTGTTGTTCACCAACAGCAAGTGCTCCGGCGACCCGTCGGGCCAGGCAACTGTCTCGTTCGTTAAGGAGGCGTCGGGCGACCTGAGCGGATTCCAGGTTGTGAGGTTGGAcgccggcgatgatgatgaggatgatgatgatagtACCAGCACTGGTACCGGATCTAGCTCTGGAAGTGCGACTCCTTCTCCTACTTCTACGTCTaccgatgacgacgacgaggacgacgagacTTTCACCCTCCCGACTGTTTCGGctaccagcaccagcaccagcagtgACTCGGATGAGACCACGAGCCCGACATCGACTGCGTCTTCGAGCGGTGCCGACGCTACCGAGTCGAGCAGCGCGACGGGGACAGATAACGATGAGacaccctcgccgtctgAGTCTGGCGACGAGAGCACGCCTACCGATGGGTCTGCGCAGCTTGCGCTCTCGCGGActgggcttgctggggttgtggttgcTGCGATTGCTGGGGGGTGGGCCTTGGACCTGTTGTTCTAA
- a CDS encoding uncharacterized protein (COG:Q;~EggNog:ENOG410PNKA;~InterPro:IPR036291,IPR002347;~PFAM:PF00106,PF13561;~go_process: GO:0055114 - oxidation-reduction process [Evidence IEA]): protein MQTVLVLGATGNIGVAAIKAALRTKRNVLAIVRNQNSADKLVRHVGSKEGITFVEADVLSDSGVQGVVDQVRAGKLPAFQHVYSCVGGEYIATPLTEITTEQFRLNMNSMFESAFYGYRATIPYLRSQANPTTWTVCTGAQGDIGTHPLPAMTQGALFSFSTAAARENANTNVRFNEAYLALRVEFDEDSAAHGVTSASEYAAVYEAILEREDIRGSRVGVSKVEDMKNLKVVPKF from the exons ATGCAAAcagtcctcgtcctcggtgcAACCGGCAACATCGGCGTCGCTGCCATCAAGGCCGCTCTCCGCACGAAGCGGAATGTCCTGGCTATAGTCCGGAACCAGAACTCTGCCGATAAGCTCGTTCGCCATGTTGGCTCGAAGGAGGGCATCACTTTCGTCGAAGCTGACGTCCTCTCCGACTCTGGCGTCCAGGGTGTGGTTGACCAGGTCCGCGCTGGCAAGTTGCCTGCTTTCCAGCATGTATACTCTTGTG TCGGCGGCGAGTACATTGCAACCCCGCTGACCGAAATCACAACCGAACAATTCCGCCTAAACATGAACTCCATGTTCGAGTCCGCATTCT ACGGCTACCGCGCAACAATCCCTTACCTCCGCTCCCAAGCCAACCCAACAACATGGACCGTCTGCACAGGCGCCCAGGGCGACATCGGCACGCACCCCCTGCCCGCCATGACCCAGGGCGCGCTCTTCTCGTtttccaccgccgccgcgcGCGAGAACGCCAATACCAATGTCCGCTTCAATGAGGCGTACCTGGCGCTCCGGGTggagtttgatgaggatTCTGCTGCGCATGGTGTCACCAGTGCGTCGGAGTATGCGGCTGTTTATGAGGCTATtctggagagggaggatATTCGGGGGTCTAGGGTTGGTGTTAGTAAGGTGGAGGATATGAAGAATCTGAAGGTTGTGCCGAAGTTCTAG
- a CDS encoding Zn(II)2Cys6 transcription factor (COG:S;~EggNog:ENOG410Q27X;~InterPro:IPR036864,IPR021858,IPR001138;~PFAM:PF00172;~go_function: GO:0000981 - DNA-binding transcription factor activity, RNA polymerase II-specific [Evidence IEA];~go_function: GO:0008270 - zinc ion binding [Evidence IEA];~go_process: GO:0006355 - regulation of transcription, DNA-templated [Evidence IEA]) — protein sequence MEQPVKPKKTRRMRLPKSQTGCRTCRTRHLKCDETPGSCRRCTSAGFKCDGYDLERLSHKRNPNPCSTMALTEYQFRALLPDKTAEERRFFNYFHSFTIPMMNGWFDHRLWNSLVLQMCQSEPAICHAVVALSALQEVSEVAGLTTLPEDMGNRTHRFALYQYNRSIENLTARMRSNDPHVRSTVLLCCLLFIAFELMRGRIDDAVTHLHNGLHIMGTGKLDYHGLYQQHPAAEQDIERSLAAAMVHLDLQGAHFGFSEIHVALDIRTLVKGKKSGPGHERFHSIQDACFMRDRAFLQFCLWTAFCDSLSAADIEAEYDVLILEQKKQLVQLANFGSALDELEQRLYAEGPVAEKDRRSIEALRMHQKGLFLITEISLIKSNEVIRDVYADRFAEVVDMAAKITAGVQSTARKAGPRPTLLMDTTVIGPLYYFIEKCRNPVIARRALKILESWPHREGMWDSTLAAGMARSSVQL from the exons ATGGAGCAGCCTGTCAAACCCAAGAAAACACGGCGCATGCGCCTCCCCAAGTCCCAAACGGGATGTCGCACATGCCG GACCCGCCATCTCAAATGCGACGAAACACCAGGCTCCTGTCGGCGATGCACATCCGCAGGCTTCAAATGCGACGGCTACGACCTGGAGCGTCTCTCGCACAAGCGCAACCCTAACCCGTGCTCTACCATGGCACTGACCGAGTACCAGTTCCGCGCCCTGCTGCCCGACAAAACAGCCGAGGAGCGCCGCTTCTTCAACTACTTTCactccttcaccatccccaTGATGAACGGCTGGTTCGACCACCGGCTGTGGAACTCGCTCGTGCTGCAGATGTGCCAGTCCGAGCCCGCCATCTGccacgccgtcgtcgccctgAGCGCCCTGCAGGAGGTGTCTGAGGTCGCGGGGCTAACGACTCTCCCCGAGGACATGGGCAACCGCACCCATCGCTTCGCGCTGTATCAGTATAATCGCTCGATCGAGAACCTGACGGCGCGCATGCGCTCGAATGACCCGCACGTGCGCAGCACCGTCTTGCTCTGCTGTCTGCTCTTCATTGCGTTTGAGCTGATGCGTGGTAGGATCGACGATGCCGTTACGCATCTGCATAATGGATTGCATATCATGGGGACAGGGAAGTTGGATTACCATGGTTTGTACCAGCAGCATCCGGCGGCGGAGCAGGATATTGAGCGATCGCTTGCGGCGGCCATGGTTCATCTGGACTTGCAGGGCGCGCATTTTGGATTCTCGGAGATCCATGTGGCGCTTGATATCCGGACACTGGTGAAAGGGAAGAAGTCTGGGCCGGGGCATGAGCGATTCCATAGTATCCAGGATGCGTGTTTCATGCGCGACCGTGCCTTTCTCCAGTTCTGTCTGTGGACGGCCTTTTGTGATAGCTTGTCTGCGGCAGACATTGAAGCGGAGTATGATGTGTTGATACTAgagcagaagaagcagcTCGTGCAGCTAGCAAATTTTGGGTCTGCGCTTGATGAACTGGAGCAGCGACTCTATGCCGAAGGACCCGTTGCGGAAAAGGACCGCCGGTCCATTGAAGCCCTGCGCATGCACCAGAAGGGCCTGTTTCTAATTACGGAAATCAGCTTGATCAAATCCAACGAGGTAATCCGCGACGTATACGCCGACCGCTTCGCAGAGGTTGTGGATATGGCAGCGAAAATCACGGCCGGTGTCCAGAGTACAGCGCGCAAGGCGGGTCCTCGTCCAACACTCTTGATGGATACGACCGTTATTGGCCCGCTGTACTATTTCATCGAGAAGTGCCGGAACCCAGTAATAGCCAGGAGGGCACTCAAGATCCTGGAATCATGGCCGCACCGCGAGGGAATGTGGGACTCGACTCTGGCGGCGGGGATGGCCAGGAGTTCAGTGCAGCTGTAG